Below is a window of Sporosarcina ureae DNA.
TGCGGAAATCTTAGCATATGTTTATCGGATTCAAAGAAAAATATAAGTGAAATTAGAAAGTAGGGGTGGCATGCAGTTTAAAGATATTGGAGTACTCGCAGCGGTTATTATGATCATTGCGATGCTTGTCATCCCCTTACCACCTTGGTTATTAAGTTTCTTGATTATTATAAATATCACGCTTGGTTTAATGGTTTTACTGACTGCGATGAATATGCAAGAAGCACTTCAGTTTTCTATCTTTCCATCACTCTTGCTACTCCTTACATTATTCCGGTTAGGCCTTAACGTTTCTACAACACGTGCGATTCTTTCAGAAGGTAATGCAGGTGGAGTAGTCGATACATTCGGTACGTTCGTTACCGGGGGAAATATAATTGTTGGACTTGTGGTATTTGTTATTTTAATTATTATTCAATTTATTGTTATAACGAAAGGTTCGGAGCGTGTATCTGAAGTTGCTGCACGTTTTACACTTGATGCGATGCCAGGTAAGCAAATGAGTATTGATGCTGATCTAAACGCAGGAATGATTTCTGATATAGAGGCACGCACACGTCGTGAAAAAGTTAGTAATGAAGCCGATTTCTATGGTGCGATGGATGGTGCGACAAAATTCGTCAAAGGAGATGCGATTGCCGGAATTATCATCGTCATGATCAACTTGTTGGTCGGTATGATTATCGGTGTTGTGCAGATGGGCTTACCGTTTGCAGAAGCGGCTCTTCAATTCTCTACATTAACTGTAGGTGATGGAATTGTTTCTCAAATCCCTGCACTGTTAATATCTACAGCGACGGGTATCGTAGTTACACGAGCTGCATCAGAAGGAAACTTAGGTACGGACATTACGAATCAATTATTAGGTCAACCTAAACTACTTTATGTTGCTGCCATTACGATCTTTTTACTAGGTCTTGCCACTCCTATCAATGACATACTGACAATTCCAATTGCAGGCGCATTGGCAACGGGTGCGTTCATGATGTCACGTAAAAAAAATGAAGATCCAGATGAATTATTGGAAATGGAAGAAGATGTAGAAACAGAAGGATTGAAGAGACCAGAAAATGTCGTGGATCTTTTGAATGTCGATCCAATTGAATTTGAATTTGGCTACGGACTAATTCCTCTCGTAGATGCAACACAAGGCGGAGATTTATTGGATCGTGTCGTAATGATTCGTCGTCAGTTGGCAATAGAACTTGGTCTTGTAATTCCAGTTGTTCGTATCCGAGATAATATTCAATTACAACCAAATGAATATCGAATCAAGATTAAAGGAAATGAAATGGCCAGGGGAGAGCTCTTGTTAGATCATTATCTAGCGATGAGTCCTGGTGGCGAAGATTTGATAGAAGGAATCGATACTGTTGAACCTTCATTCGGATTGCCGGCAAAATGGATTACCGAAGAAGCGAAAGAGGAAGCGGAGATCATGGGCTACACAGTTGTGGATCCGCCAAGTGTTGTATCAACACACTTGACAGAAGTCATTCGTGCTAACGCATCCGACTTACTAGGACGTCAGGAAACGAAGCAACTTGTGGATCACGTTCATGAGACGTATCCGATTTTGGTTGATGAACTGACACCTACTCCACTATCGATTGGTGAGATTCAAAAAGTACTTGCTAAATTATTAAATGAACAAGTTTCTGTTCGTAATCTACCTATTATTTTCGAGACACTTGCAGACTATTCAAAGTATACTTCCGATGTCGATGTGCTGACAGAATATGCAAGACAATCATTAGCGCGTCAGATTACGGGGCAATACGTAGTAGGAAATGAAGCGTTAAAAGTTTTAACGGTATCCGGAAAAGTGGAGAAACTCATTGCGGATAGCATCCAACAGACTGATCAAGGGAACTTCTTGTCCATTGATCCATCACAATCTCAAATGATTTTGGAACGGATTGCGCAGGAAGTTGAACGGGTAGCTATGCTCGACCAGTCCCCTGTAATCTTATGTTCACCTGCAATTCGAATGTACTTGCGGCAAATCACAGAACGGTATTTTCCACAGATACCTATACTGTCCTATAATGAATTGGAAGCATCAGTGGAAGTTCAAAGTGTAGGG
It encodes the following:
- the flhA gene encoding flagellar biosynthesis protein FlhA, encoding MQFKDIGVLAAVIMIIAMLVIPLPPWLLSFLIIINITLGLMVLLTAMNMQEALQFSIFPSLLLLLTLFRLGLNVSTTRAILSEGNAGGVVDTFGTFVTGGNIIVGLVVFVILIIIQFIVITKGSERVSEVAARFTLDAMPGKQMSIDADLNAGMISDIEARTRREKVSNEADFYGAMDGATKFVKGDAIAGIIIVMINLLVGMIIGVVQMGLPFAEAALQFSTLTVGDGIVSQIPALLISTATGIVVTRAASEGNLGTDITNQLLGQPKLLYVAAITIFLLGLATPINDILTIPIAGALATGAFMMSRKKNEDPDELLEMEEDVETEGLKRPENVVDLLNVDPIEFEFGYGLIPLVDATQGGDLLDRVVMIRRQLAIELGLVIPVVRIRDNIQLQPNEYRIKIKGNEMARGELLLDHYLAMSPGGEDLIEGIDTVEPSFGLPAKWITEEAKEEAEIMGYTVVDPPSVVSTHLTEVIRANASDLLGRQETKQLVDHVHETYPILVDELTPTPLSIGEIQKVLAKLLNEQVSVRNLPIIFETLADYSKYTSDVDVLTEYARQSLARQITGQYVVGNEALKVLTVSGKVEKLIADSIQQTDQGNFLSIDPSQSQMILERIAQEVERVAMLDQSPVILCSPAIRMYLRQITERYFPQIPILSYNELEASVEVQSVGVVDI